Within Oreochromis aureus strain Israel breed Guangdong linkage group 19, ZZ_aureus, whole genome shotgun sequence, the genomic segment AATCATATTAGTTGTCAATATATTTCGtctgtattttcattttaaatgtatatttccGAGTTTCCGCCTCCTCACCAGAACTAACAACGCAAAGCTAAGCCAGGAGTAGTTAGCATCTTACTACCTATGCTAAGGAAGTAAGCTCGTTTTAATGTGTTGCAGTCGAGCTGCTGAGTCTCCTGTTGGTGTCGGTGCTGTGGGGCTGCACCAACCCTTTCCTAAAGAGAGGGACTGAGGGGAtagaaaatgtgacaaaaaccAGCAAAGTGGCACAGCTGCTGGCGGAGCTCAGGTTTCTCTTTCTTAACATCAAGGTAGGTTTTGAGACAGCAGATTCGCGCATTTTAACGTTTACTGTATGTTATTGTAACTGGCTCAGTTGCTCCCTCTCCCTTGTGTTTACAGTACCTGGTCCCATTTCTATTAAACCAGAGTGGTTCAGTGGTCTACTATTACACACTTTCAACCACAGGTGAGACCTAGCACAGATGTACCCTGAAACACTAATGAGAACTTACCTATAGAGTTGTGCGAATCGGGCCAAATATTGAGTGTATCGATACCAACGGTGGTATTGGATCAGATCgatattttgtttctgtgttaaataaaatgtttgggttttttttggaaaTATATCTCAAACATGCACT encodes:
- the tmem234 gene encoding transmembrane protein 234 isoform X2, whose amino-acid sequence is MVTVVELLSLLLVSVLWGCTNPFLKRGTEGIENVTKTSKVAQLLAELRFLFLNIKYLVPFLLNQSGSVVYYYTLSTTELSFAVPVANSLTLLCTLLTGKFLGEEIGGKQLLGMFLTFCVMVSLTCAPHRSLG
- the tmem234 gene encoding transmembrane protein 234 isoform X1, whose amino-acid sequence is MVTVVELLSLLLVSVLWGCTNPFLKRGTEGIENVTKTSKVAQLLAELRFLFLNIKYLVPFLLNQSGSVVYYYTLSTTELSFAVPVANSLTLLCTLLTGKFLGEEIGGKQAVVGMFLTMAGITLCIISSIDDTGRDTGNQNMTQPVY